In Aridibaculum aurantiacum, the following proteins share a genomic window:
- a CDS encoding SusC/RagA family TonB-linked outer membrane protein, with protein sequence MRKILSLLCMLLLTAVMAFAQSRVVTGKVVDDKGQPVPFASVKVKDATGGVAADAEGNFKIEVTPGATLVISAVGGGSREVKVTPNQNVYNVTLAAQNTELTTVVVTALGITRSVKSTTFATQQVTADRLTQARETDVTSALAGKVAGVQVLGQSGAKLGSAGDVRLRGSASIKDKYAIYVVDGTIVTNVVDINMDDVANVSVLKGPNATALYGQRAEGGVIVITTKKAARNRKLVVDFNHTTTAEQVNVLPDYQDVYGGGNTENWRTFNYNAGVHPAEYAPLNGQRYHNYSTDESWGPRMDGGQYIPWYAWYPGHAGAFKTEAYTPQPNNIRQFFNTGVTVNNNVSLASGGERYSARVSFTNLSRSGIIPRSRQDKNFISTQLSYDLAKRLTISTNATYTFEKLQGDFDDDYSNLTSGSFNQWFHRDIDMRKMKELRGLKTPLSVYASWNHSDPGASSNFTSPGLNKGNYWYNPYSYLDAVTMTNNRQRLLGDVGLKYQIMNNWDVTGTYRFNRRTTKAESKIPQIIQEGALQSGIYAGYSLFDSRFLEQNFELLSTYRRTFTDVSLEVNAGANFLKIHSRDSSRSTNGGLVTPDVFTIANSVTQPPTLSAGFYDKEVLSFFGKATVGYKDFLFADLTLRQDYSSVLPANNNGYLTPSVGVSFVFSDFVKERLPQLSFGKLRASWARIGTDDIDPYRINFAYTTSNIGYNDQFYYTGVPNVLVDPDLRPTINSAYEAGMDLRFFRDRVGFSATYFHEVKRDDIVTTDISTASGFTQKVFNVGQVTRNGIELTLDLKPVQNRNFSWDVSFNYSRIRSFVDRISDQTKTINLTAPGFRTQGLQFGNPPSLILPSVVHTEGEEWGQLRGFGIKKINGMPVLDNNGLFVEEANVNFGSVLPNYTGGIFNQFSYKSWRLTASIDYQQGGKFFSLSDWFGTYSGLMARTAELNDNGVNVREPVANGGGVHVYGVNEEGKPVDYYVDGKTYFKQFADNTSGVADMSVFDATYVKLREVSLGYTFNIRNSRYIKRAFISAVARNPWLIYKNNPAVDPSELSNRNGENGQLPGTRSLGINLKLGF encoded by the coding sequence ATGTATGCTATTGCTTACTGCAGTGATGGCATTCGCTCAATCCAGGGTAGTTACAGGAAAGGTGGTCGATGATAAAGGTCAACCTGTTCCATTTGCCTCTGTAAAAGTAAAGGATGCCACGGGTGGTGTGGCAGCCGATGCTGAAGGCAACTTCAAAATAGAAGTGACACCCGGGGCTACGCTGGTAATAAGTGCAGTTGGCGGTGGCTCACGTGAAGTGAAAGTGACACCCAACCAGAATGTGTACAATGTAACACTCGCTGCACAAAACACTGAACTGACAACCGTAGTGGTTACAGCATTGGGTATAACGAGAAGTGTAAAGTCTACCACTTTTGCTACACAACAAGTAACTGCCGACAGGCTTACACAGGCAAGAGAAACCGATGTAACCTCTGCTCTTGCAGGTAAAGTAGCAGGTGTACAGGTGCTGGGGCAGTCGGGTGCTAAGCTGGGTAGTGCAGGAGATGTTCGTTTGAGAGGTTCTGCTTCTATAAAAGATAAGTATGCTATTTATGTTGTAGATGGTACCATCGTTACCAACGTGGTCGACATCAATATGGATGATGTGGCGAATGTATCGGTGCTGAAAGGCCCTAATGCCACTGCTTTATATGGTCAGCGTGCAGAAGGTGGTGTAATAGTGATTACCACCAAAAAGGCTGCACGTAATCGCAAGCTAGTTGTTGATTTCAATCATACTACCACTGCAGAACAAGTGAATGTGCTGCCAGATTACCAGGACGTGTATGGTGGTGGAAATACTGAAAACTGGAGAACATTCAATTATAATGCTGGTGTACATCCTGCGGAATATGCGCCGCTGAATGGTCAGCGTTATCATAACTATTCAACCGATGAAAGCTGGGGGCCGCGTATGGACGGCGGACAATATATTCCATGGTATGCATGGTATCCTGGACATGCGGGTGCTTTTAAAACAGAAGCTTACACGCCACAGCCAAATAACATACGCCAGTTCTTCAATACCGGTGTAACGGTAAATAATAACGTAAGCCTTGCTTCAGGGGGCGAGAGATATTCAGCGCGTGTTTCCTTCACCAACCTGAGCCGCTCAGGTATCATTCCAAGGTCAAGACAGGATAAGAATTTTATATCTACCCAGCTTAGCTACGACCTCGCCAAGCGTTTAACCATTTCTACCAACGCTACCTACACTTTTGAAAAGCTACAGGGCGATTTTGATGATGATTACTCCAATCTTACTTCTGGTAGTTTCAACCAGTGGTTTCATCGCGACATTGATATGCGCAAGATGAAAGAATTGCGCGGCCTGAAAACACCATTAAGTGTATATGCATCATGGAACCACTCTGATCCTGGTGCAAGCAGCAATTTTACATCACCAGGCTTGAACAAAGGAAACTATTGGTACAATCCATATTCTTACCTGGATGCAGTAACTATGACCAACAACAGGCAAAGATTGCTGGGAGATGTAGGCTTGAAATACCAGATAATGAACAATTGGGATGTAACAGGAACCTATCGTTTCAACCGCCGTACCACCAAGGCTGAAAGCAAGATCCCGCAGATCATACAGGAAGGTGCGTTGCAGTCAGGTATATATGCCGGCTATTCACTTTTCGATTCCCGTTTTCTTGAGCAAAACTTTGAACTGCTTTCTACGTACAGGAGAACTTTCACCGACGTAAGCCTGGAAGTGAATGCTGGTGCAAACTTCTTAAAAATACATAGCCGCGACTCAAGCCGCAGCACCAATGGTGGCCTGGTAACGCCTGATGTTTTCACCATTGCTAATAGTGTAACACAGCCACCAACGCTGTCTGCAGGTTTTTACGATAAAGAAGTTCTGAGCTTTTTTGGAAAGGCGACTGTTGGTTACAAAGACTTCTTATTTGCTGACCTTACTTTACGCCAGGATTATAGCTCAGTTTTACCTGCAAATAACAATGGCTACCTGACACCTTCAGTAGGTGTTAGCTTTGTTTTCTCCGATTTTGTGAAGGAGCGTTTGCCTCAACTTTCTTTCGGTAAGCTACGTGCAAGCTGGGCAAGGATAGGTACAGACGACATCGATCCATACAGGATCAACTTTGCTTATACAACCAGCAACATTGGTTACAACGACCAGTTCTATTATACAGGTGTACCAAATGTTTTGGTTGACCCTGATCTGCGTCCTACTATCAATTCAGCTTACGAAGCTGGTATGGACCTTCGTTTCTTCAGGGACAGGGTTGGTTTTAGCGCTACATATTTCCATGAAGTAAAACGCGATGATATTGTAACCACGGATATCTCTACAGCAAGTGGTTTTACGCAAAAAGTATTCAACGTAGGTCAAGTAACACGTAATGGTATTGAACTTACTCTTGATCTGAAGCCTGTACAAAACAGGAACTTTAGCTGGGATGTTTCTTTCAACTACTCACGCATCCGTTCTTTTGTTGATCGTATCTCTGATCAAACAAAGACCATCAATCTTACTGCTCCTGGTTTCCGTACACAAGGTCTGCAGTTTGGAAATCCTCCTTCGCTTATTCTCCCTTCTGTGGTTCATACCGAAGGCGAGGAGTGGGGACAACTAAGAGGATTCGGTATTAAAAAGATCAACGGTATGCCGGTTCTGGATAACAATGGTTTGTTTGTAGAAGAGGCTAATGTAAATTTTGGTTCTGTACTGCCTAACTATACAGGTGGTATTTTCAATCAGTTCAGTTATAAGAGCTGGCGTTTGACTGCTTCTATCGACTACCAGCAAGGTGGTAAATTCTTCTCGCTTAGCGATTGGTTTGGTACCTATAGCGGGTTGATGGCTCGTACTGCAGAATTGAATGATAATGGTGTGAACGTACGTGAGCCGGTAGCCAATGGCGGTGGTGTACATGTATATGGTGTAAATGAAGAAGGCAAACCAGTAGATTATTATGTAGATGGAAAGACCTACTTCAAGCAGTTTGCAGATAATACATCTGGTGTGGCTGATATGTCAGTGTTCGATGCTACATATGTAAAACTGCGTGAGGTGTCACTGGGATATACTTTCAACATACGTAACAGTAGGTATATAAAGCGTGCATTCATTTCGGCTGTTGCGCGTAACCCATGGCTGATATACAAGAACAATCCTGCCGTAGATCCATCTGAGCTTAGTAACAGGAATGGTGAAAATGGACAATTACCAGGAACTCGTTCTCTTGGTATCAACCTGAAGCTGGGCTTCTAA
- a CDS encoding SusD/RagB family nutrient-binding outer membrane lipoprotein: MRIVTSILAITLALGSCKKYDFGDININPNPQVNAVPSTAELFTNISRQIAGDLTISDAVPGLYVQYFTETQYPGASLYSLSRSDWSTYYTGILKDMQEIIEQNTNANTAATARQFGPNVTQIAVARIMKAYTFSIVTDRWGDVPYFEALKGISTPKYDKQSAIYADLFKELTEAVAQFEGTQGIQGELLFGGDPVKWKRFANSLRMRLAMRISLVDPAKARTEFLAAYNDQNGWIDENTENAAFPYLNNRNFRNPWNAKIDQRDDLAMSNVFVDTLNTMGDRRITKYANPTPANTFVGAPYGWSQSAITNWGSNNQYSRIGAAITNMDAPGYMITAAEMHLIKAEAALRGWIAASEISAYYTAIQLSWQQWNVFDQAAYTAYIASPRVNIGMGITNFAEILRKIGLQKWIALYPNGQEAWSEWRRLHVPTLSPARDAPSGRRIPLRMGYPGNEPTLNGANYNSQVATMPGGDTPDTPVWWDK, translated from the coding sequence ATGAGAATAGTAACAAGCATATTAGCCATCACTCTTGCACTGGGTTCTTGTAAGAAATATGATTTTGGCGATATCAATATAAACCCAAACCCGCAGGTAAACGCGGTGCCTAGCACAGCTGAATTATTTACCAACATAAGCCGGCAGATTGCAGGTGATCTTACCATTTCTGATGCTGTACCAGGTTTATACGTACAGTATTTTACCGAAACGCAGTATCCTGGTGCATCACTGTATAGCCTTAGCCGTAGCGACTGGAGCACCTACTATACAGGTATTCTAAAGGATATGCAGGAGATTATTGAACAGAACACGAATGCTAATACTGCAGCAACTGCACGCCAGTTTGGCCCTAATGTTACGCAGATTGCTGTAGCGCGTATCATGAAAGCATACACTTTTTCTATAGTGACGGACCGCTGGGGCGATGTTCCTTATTTTGAAGCATTGAAAGGAATAAGCACTCCAAAATATGATAAACAGTCTGCTATCTATGCTGATCTTTTCAAAGAACTAACAGAAGCTGTAGCGCAGTTTGAAGGCACGCAGGGCATACAGGGAGAATTGCTTTTTGGCGGTGACCCCGTGAAGTGGAAGCGCTTTGCCAATTCGCTGCGTATGCGGCTGGCCATGCGCATTTCTCTTGTAGATCCGGCTAAAGCAAGGACTGAATTTCTTGCAGCTTACAATGATCAAAATGGATGGATAGATGAAAACACGGAGAATGCTGCTTTCCCTTATTTGAACAACCGCAACTTCCGCAATCCATGGAATGCTAAGATCGACCAGCGTGATGACCTTGCGATGAGCAATGTTTTTGTAGATACATTGAACACGATGGGCGATCGCCGCATTACGAAATATGCTAACCCTACGCCAGCAAATACTTTTGTAGGCGCTCCTTATGGTTGGAGCCAATCAGCCATTACCAACTGGGGTAGTAACAACCAATATTCACGTATTGGTGCGGCTATCACAAATATGGATGCACCAGGTTATATGATAACGGCGGCAGAAATGCATTTGATAAAAGCTGAAGCTGCCTTAAGAGGTTGGATAGCTGCTAGTGAAATATCAGCATATTATACTGCTATACAACTAAGCTGGCAGCAATGGAATGTTTTTGACCAGGCTGCTTATACTGCTTATATAGCCAGTCCACGAGTAAACATCGGTATGGGTATCACTAATTTTGCTGAAATACTCCGCAAGATCGGGTTGCAAAAGTGGATAGCACTTTATCCTAATGGCCAGGAAGCCTGGAGCGAATGGCGCCGCCTACATGTACCTACTTTATCGCCTGCACGTGATGCTCCATCTGGTAGAAGAATACCATTGAGAATGGGTTATCCTGGTAATGAGCCTACTTTGAACGGAGCTAATTACAATTCACAGGTAGCTACCATGCCAGGTGGCGATACGCCTGATACACCGGTTTGGTGGGACAAATAA
- a CDS encoding DUF1735 domain-containing protein, translating into MKLNKLPILLVMLLSMTACRKDIRTVPEVNYEGGPMVNFNNYYDNEGRPGYKKAEIALKDTFISANIEIKLSNTTEPASQDIKIYLKKVDALVTDYNTRFGTSLTPLPNSSAAAKFDFSEPVIIKKGQRKATVPFMVNALLLNLNVINAIGIAIDRVEGAAINAGPESRLVVEFGARNKYDGRYSVTGTFVDNTNATFTAFYPLEWELVTSGEHSVIVYDNELLGFPGYVFLAAGSPTYYGNFGLEVNFDPSGNGNIVSVTNYYGQPSPNNRYAQLDPTGINKWTPTKIDIKYNMLQPTPTTVRSVFTETWTYLGPR; encoded by the coding sequence ATGAAACTCAATAAGCTGCCCATATTATTAGTGATGTTGCTGTCAATGACAGCATGCAGAAAAGACATCAGGACTGTGCCTGAGGTAAACTACGAAGGTGGGCCAATGGTTAACTTCAATAATTATTATGATAATGAAGGAAGGCCAGGATATAAAAAGGCTGAGATAGCACTGAAGGATACTTTCATCAGTGCCAATATAGAAATCAAACTTTCCAATACCACCGAGCCTGCATCGCAGGATATAAAAATCTACCTGAAAAAAGTAGATGCGCTGGTTACAGATTACAATACTCGTTTTGGAACGTCGCTTACGCCGCTGCCTAATTCTTCAGCAGCTGCTAAATTCGATTTTAGTGAGCCTGTCATCATAAAAAAGGGTCAACGAAAAGCAACAGTTCCATTTATGGTGAATGCACTTTTGCTGAACCTGAATGTTATTAATGCCATTGGTATTGCAATAGACAGGGTAGAAGGTGCAGCTATAAATGCAGGGCCTGAAAGCAGGTTGGTAGTAGAGTTTGGTGCAAGAAATAAATATGATGGTCGTTATTCCGTTACAGGAACTTTTGTTGACAACACCAATGCTACCTTTACCGCCTTTTATCCATTAGAGTGGGAACTGGTGACTTCGGGTGAACATAGTGTGATAGTGTACGACAATGAGCTGCTCGGTTTCCCGGGATATGTTTTTCTTGCTGCAGGTTCGCCTACCTACTATGGCAACTTTGGCCTGGAAGTTAATTTTGATCCATCTGGTAATGGCAATATTGTAAGCGTTACTAACTATTACGGTCAGCCATCTCCAAACAACCGCTATGCACAACTCGATCCTACTGGTATAAATAAATGGACACCCACCAAGATCGACATCAAGTATAACATGCTGCAGCCAACACCAACTACTGTGCGTTCTGTTTTCACCGAAACATGGACCTACTTAGGCCCTCGCTAG
- a CDS encoding DUF3467 domain-containing protein, translating to MSDQQAPNSQLNIEITEEVAEGTYANLAIITHSHAEFVMDFVNVMPGTPKSKVKSRIIFTPMHAKRFLKALEDNVNRYEAANGPIKDLEQVEIPLNFGGPTAQA from the coding sequence ATGTCTGATCAACAAGCACCGAATAGCCAACTGAATATAGAAATCACAGAAGAAGTAGCAGAAGGTACATATGCCAATCTTGCTATTATTACCCATAGCCATGCAGAATTTGTAATGGACTTCGTGAACGTAATGCCTGGTACTCCAAAGAGCAAAGTAAAAAGCCGCATCATTTTTACACCTATGCACGCCAAGCGTTTTTTAAAAGCTTTAGAAGATAATGTAAATCGTTACGAAGCCGCCAATGGTCCAATCAAAGACCTGGAGCAGGTAGAGATACCGCTGAATTTTGGAGGACCGACGGCGCAGGCGTAG
- a CDS encoding four helix bundle protein, translating to MNYKDLEVWRLAREVVIEVHAMSLQLPKFEQFEEAQQIRRSSKTTKACIVEGYGRRRYKQDWIKFLVYAISSNDETLDHLENLWDTHSLTDEAKYTAIEQNVKLLGKKLNSFLQAVELQHQSIK from the coding sequence ATGAACTACAAAGATCTTGAAGTTTGGCGGCTGGCGAGGGAGGTTGTGATCGAGGTGCATGCAATGTCTTTGCAGCTTCCCAAGTTTGAACAATTTGAAGAAGCGCAGCAAATCAGAAGATCCAGCAAGACTACCAAGGCCTGTATCGTGGAAGGCTACGGACGAAGAAGGTATAAACAAGACTGGATAAAGTTCCTCGTATATGCAATCTCATCAAATGATGAAACTCTTGACCATCTTGAAAATCTATGGGATACGCATTCTTTGACAGACGAAGCCAAATACACAGCTATAGAACAGAACGTAAAACTGCTAGGAAAGAAACTAAATTCCTTCCTTCAAGCTGTAGAGCTCCAACATCAAAGCATCAAATAA
- the radC gene encoding RadC family protein, with the protein MSSTIKQWAEDDRPREKLLAKGADALTNSELIAILLQNGTVQKSAVDLAKELLQAAGNNLQRLGSLSVKDMVNMKIKGLGPAKAVSVAAALQLGIRRAMEENKKDCVTSSRDVANFLKAHIEYKKHEVFTVLYLNKASKINHYETISEGGISGTIADPRIILKKALEHNATSIILCHNHPSGSLRPSRQDEELTYKIKTAATYFDIKVLDHIIVSEEGFYSFADEGIL; encoded by the coding sequence ATGTCTTCAACCATTAAGCAATGGGCCGAGGATGACCGGCCAAGAGAAAAACTGTTAGCCAAAGGAGCAGATGCACTCACCAATTCAGAATTGATAGCTATTCTACTTCAAAACGGTACGGTACAAAAAAGCGCAGTGGACCTGGCGAAAGAGTTACTGCAAGCTGCCGGTAATAATCTCCAGCGATTGGGTTCGCTTTCGGTAAAAGACATGGTAAATATGAAGATAAAAGGTCTGGGACCTGCCAAAGCAGTAAGTGTGGCTGCTGCACTTCAATTAGGCATCAGGCGGGCTATGGAAGAAAATAAAAAAGATTGCGTAACCTCCAGCCGCGATGTTGCAAACTTTCTAAAGGCACATATCGAATACAAAAAGCACGAGGTCTTCACGGTTCTGTACCTGAACAAAGCCAGCAAGATCAATCACTACGAAACCATCAGCGAAGGTGGCATCAGCGGCACTATTGCTGATCCGCGTATCATTCTAAAAAAGGCTTTGGAGCACAATGCCACCTCCATTATTCTTTGCCACAATCATCCCAGCGGCAGCCTGCGCCCCAGCCGGCAAGACGAAGAACTTACTTACAAAATAAAAACCGCCGCCACCTACTTCGACATCAAAGTCCTCGACCACATCATCGTAAGCGAAGAAGGATTTTACAGCTTTGCGGATGAGGGGATTCTTTAG
- a CDS encoding ribose-phosphate pyrophosphokinase, translating to MNPSIKIFSGTGSQSVSTKIAQRFGAPLGKINIQKFSDGEFQPVFMESIRGDYVFLIQSTCAPTDNLMELLLMIDAARRASAYKIIVVMPYYGYARQDRKDRPRVAIGSKLIANLLVAAGADRVITMDLHAPQIQGFFDIPVDHLDSSAIFIPYIEKLKLQNLTFAAPDVGSTNRVREIASYFNCEMVICDKHRKRANEIASMVVIGDVTGKDIILIDDICDTGGTLAKAASLLKDKGAKSVRALCTHPVLSGNAYENIENSVLEELVVCDTIPVKRETKKIKVLSVADLFAIAIRNAYENRSITSLFIHSQLKARRGEKI from the coding sequence ATGAATCCTTCTATAAAAATCTTCTCTGGTACAGGTTCACAATCGGTTTCTACTAAAATTGCGCAACGCTTCGGGGCTCCTCTTGGAAAAATCAACATCCAGAAATTCAGCGATGGTGAGTTTCAACCGGTGTTCATGGAAAGCATCCGTGGCGATTATGTTTTTTTGATTCAAAGCACCTGTGCACCTACCGATAACCTGATGGAGTTGTTGCTGATGATAGATGCAGCTCGCAGGGCTAGTGCTTACAAGATCATCGTGGTAATGCCGTATTACGGCTATGCGCGGCAGGACAGGAAAGACAGGCCACGTGTGGCGATAGGTTCCAAACTGATAGCTAACCTGTTGGTTGCCGCCGGTGCCGACAGGGTGATAACCATGGACCTGCATGCACCACAGATACAGGGCTTCTTCGACATACCTGTAGACCATCTTGACTCTTCAGCCATTTTTATACCTTATATAGAAAAACTTAAGCTTCAAAACCTTACTTTTGCCGCCCCTGACGTGGGTAGTACCAATCGTGTAAGGGAAATTGCCAGCTATTTCAATTGTGAAATGGTGATTTGCGACAAGCATCGCAAACGCGCCAACGAGATAGCCAGCATGGTGGTAATTGGTGATGTGACAGGCAAGGATATTATTCTTATAGACGATATATGTGATACCGGCGGAACCCTTGCAAAAGCAGCTAGTCTGTTGAAAGACAAGGGCGCAAAGAGTGTAAGAGCACTTTGTACACACCCGGTTTTAAGTGGTAACGCTTACGAGAATATAGAGAATAGTGTACTGGAAGAACTCGTGGTTTGCGATACCATTCCAGTGAAAAGAGAAACGAAGAAGATCAAAGTTCTTTCTGTTGCTGACCTTTTTGCTATAGCAATCAGGAATGCATACGAAAACCGGAGTATTACCAGTCTTTTCATCCACAGCCAGCTGAAAGCGCGCCGCGGAGAAAAGATTTAA
- a CDS encoding 50S ribosomal protein L25, producing MKTITIEGQLRTGKGKKDTRQLRSQELVPGVIYGGAQEVSFAAPAKAFKPIVYTSEFMKAEVNVDGTSYTCILKDLQFDKVTDQLLHIDFLELVEDKKVIATLPLHLTGTPTGVKAGGRLVVKMKQLKVKALPKDLTEAITLDISNLELNGNVRVEDVNAGNMEILNSPRIPIASVVMTRQLKQEEASEGKKK from the coding sequence ATGAAGACAATTACAATCGAAGGACAACTGAGGACCGGCAAGGGCAAAAAAGACACCCGCCAACTCCGCTCTCAGGAACTTGTGCCTGGTGTAATTTACGGGGGTGCCCAGGAAGTGAGCTTTGCAGCTCCTGCCAAAGCTTTCAAGCCGATCGTATACACCAGCGAATTCATGAAAGCTGAAGTAAATGTTGATGGAACTTCTTATACCTGCATTTTGAAAGACCTGCAGTTTGATAAGGTTACAGATCAACTTTTGCACATAGATTTTCTTGAACTGGTAGAAGATAAGAAAGTGATCGCTACATTGCCTCTTCACCTTACAGGTACACCTACAGGTGTTAAAGCTGGTGGTAGATTGGTAGTAAAAATGAAGCAGCTGAAAGTAAAAGCTTTACCTAAAGACCTTACTGAAGCTATCACACTTGATATCTCTAACCTGGAATTGAACGGTAACGTTCGTGTAGAAGACGTGAATGCTGGTAACATGGAAATCCTGAACAGCCCACGTATTCCTATTGCTTCTGTAGTAATGACTCGTCAGCTGAAGCAAGAAGAAGCCAGCGAAGGAAAGAAGAAATAA
- the pth gene encoding aminoacyl-tRNA hydrolase, with protein MNKFLIVGLGNIGSEYAHTRHNIGFDVLDAFVQKHGGSFANSRHAHVAEVRWKGKIFICIKPTTYMNLSGRAFKYHFDKEKLDLEQTLTVVDDLALPITKLRLRGSGSDAGHNGLKDIQATVGTDKYPKLRFGIGSNYKKGAQVDFVLGRWSDDELPVINKKIDKSIEAIESFAAVGIARTMNLINTWEATIN; from the coding sequence ATGAATAAATTCCTGATTGTTGGCCTTGGAAATATTGGTAGCGAATACGCGCATACACGCCACAACATAGGCTTCGATGTGCTGGATGCATTTGTTCAGAAACATGGAGGCAGCTTTGCCAACAGTCGCCATGCCCATGTAGCAGAAGTACGCTGGAAGGGCAAGATCTTTATTTGCATTAAGCCTACCACCTATATGAACCTGAGTGGCCGGGCATTCAAATATCATTTTGATAAAGAAAAGCTAGACCTTGAGCAAACGCTTACGGTAGTGGATGACCTTGCGCTACCTATTACTAAACTAAGGCTTCGTGGAAGTGGCAGCGATGCAGGTCACAATGGATTAAAGGATATACAGGCTACTGTAGGTACAGATAAATATCCCAAGTTGCGGTTTGGAATAGGCAGCAATTACAAGAAAGGAGCACAGGTAGATTTTGTATTGGGTAGATGGTCCGACGATGAGCTGCCTGTCATTAACAAGAAAATTGACAAGAGTATAGAAGCCATCGAAAGTTTTGCAGCAGTTGGAATAGCACGTACAATGAACCTTATAAATACCTGGGAGGCCACAATAAATTGA
- a CDS encoding fumarylacetoacetate hydrolase family protein, with amino-acid sequence MKIFCVGRNYVDHAKELGNDVPTEPVIFMKPKSALLQSHTPFYYPEFSNELHYEAELVLRICKNGKYIPQRQASKYYNAITVGIDFTARDVQQELKKKGLPWEKAKAWDNSAVVGQWKDVTADMQKKPINFSMKSNGEYVQKGLSSDMLFPFDEIISHISNYFSLNIGDLIFTGTPPGVGECVVGDILEGFFEQEKVFELEIK; translated from the coding sequence ATGAAAATCTTCTGCGTTGGTAGAAACTATGTAGATCATGCCAAGGAGTTAGGTAATGATGTACCCACAGAACCTGTAATATTTATGAAGCCGAAAAGTGCGTTGCTTCAATCACATACACCGTTCTATTATCCTGAGTTTAGCAATGAATTGCATTATGAAGCGGAGCTTGTGTTACGTATCTGCAAGAATGGAAAATACATTCCGCAGCGACAGGCAAGCAAGTATTACAATGCTATAACGGTTGGTATAGATTTCACCGCCCGTGATGTACAGCAAGAACTAAAAAAGAAAGGTCTTCCCTGGGAAAAAGCAAAAGCATGGGACAATTCAGCCGTTGTAGGACAATGGAAAGATGTAACTGCAGACATGCAAAAAAAGCCCATCAACTTTAGCATGAAGAGTAATGGTGAATATGTTCAGAAAGGTCTTTCCTCTGATATGCTCTTCCCGTTCGATGAGATCATATCACACATCTCAAATTACTTCTCATTAAATATTGGTGACCTTATTTTTACCGGTACACCTCCAGGTGTAGGCGAGTGTGTAGTAGGCGATATATTAGAAGGTTTTTTCGAGCAGGAAAAAGTGTTTGAGCTAGAGATAAAATAA